Genomic segment of Acidimicrobiales bacterium:
ACCTTCGACGCGAGCCTGACGCTGGCCGTGTCGAAGCGCTCGAGGACGGCGCGGAGGCGTTCGACGATCCCGCTGAGCTCCCGCAGGTGATGTGACAGCTGGTCGCTCTTGACCGACATCGCGCGTGGCCCCCTTCACTCGTCGACAGGGCAAGCGGGCGTGGACCGAGGCTAGTTCTCGGCGCGCACCCGGACGTGGACGCGAAAACGCCCCCGAACGGGGGCGATCTCGCGGGTACATGCGTCGCTCGAGGTCCTTGAGCGGGGGGCCGGCCAAGGACCTCGGACCCAGCTTGGCCCAAGCATCCGGTGTTGTCAAGAGGTGTTGACAGGCGGCGTCGGGGCCGCAGGGGGCGCCGGAGGCCCGTCCCCGCCCGGTGTCGCCGGGCCCGGGTCCTCTCCTCGTCCCAGCTCGCCGGCCCGGCTGCGGATGCAGTTCGTTGTGCTCGCGCTTCGGCGCCTCGCGCAGAGGCAGCTCGAGGTCCATGTTGGCGCGGGCGTGAAGGGCGGCGAGCGTCGGTGAGCGGTCTCGTCGGGCGGCACGGCCCGGGTGACGAGACCGCGCACCGCCTGCCGACACGTCCATGTGCATCAGCGCCTCGGCTGCCACGCCGTCGTTCTCGACGATCAGCCGAGGCGGATGCGTTCGGTGCCGATGTGGTCGCGGCCGAGCGCCGTCGACTCCTCCTGGGCCAGCACGAGGATACGACGAGCCCGGTCGGTGAAGCGCTCGAACACCTCCACGGGATCCCCCCGGCGTCGTCGCCTGCCCGGGTCGGCAGCGCCCGGGACCCGGTCGTAAGCTCCGACGGTCTGCGTGGCCTCTGCACGACGGTGGAGAGGGGGAGGGCTCGGAAGGTGCGTCGGCGGTGGGTCGGGTTCGTGTCCACGCCCCTGCCCGCTTCCTGGCGCTACCTGTTCCTCGCCGGCACGTGCGTGGGCTTCCTGGCGGTCATCTTCGTGCGAGGAGGCCCCAACCCGGCGGAGACCGACGCCCACGCCGTGACGTACCCGGCGACGGCGATCTCCCACGGCGATCTTCGTCTCGCCGAGCAGCAGACCTACGTCCCCAACCCGCCGGGCTACCCGCTGCTGACAGCCCCCTTCGTGGTGGCCCTGCGGCCGTGGTTCGGATCGCCCCGGTGGTGCGACGACAAGCCGATCCCGGCACCGCTGCGCGGGTCGGGCGCGGCGTTCTACCGGACGATCCTGATGCCGTGTACCGCGCAACACCCGCGCGCCCAGGGGCCCGCGCTCCCGCACTGGTACCGCTCGCAGGCCATCTTCGTCGTCCTGGCGTGGGTGGTGCTGCTCGTGGGGGCCATCATGCTCTTGCGTTCGGCGGGAGCGGGCGGCGGTGCCGGGGAGCTCGTACTGGCCGTCGCACTTCTCGCCCTGCCCGCCACGACCGACGCCGTGGCGCAGACCTTCCACCCCCAGGACCTCGTGAGCGTCGGCTGCACGTGTGCGGCCCTCTCGCTGACGTTGCGGCGGCGCTGGGTCCCCGCCGGTGTGCTCCTCGGCGCCGCCTTCATGGGCAAGCAGTTCGCCGTGCTGGCGTTGCCGGCGCTCGTGGCCGCCGCCCCCGGATGGCGGCCACGAGCCCGGATCGTCCTGGCGGCGGCCGCCGTGGTGGCACTGGGGGTGATCCCGTTCTACCTCGCCGACCGGGTCGACACCGTGCACGCGCTGACGGCCTCGTACGTTGTCGGTGTGGGCGTGCTCAAGACGGCGACGGTGGTCGGGCTCCTCGACATCCAGGAGCAGACGAAGATCGAGCTGGCGCGCACCCTGCCGATCGTCGCCGCCGTCGTGCTCGCCGCCCTGGCGTGGTGGCGCGCCCGGGGCCGGCTGCTGGCGCCGGCGCCGCTCGTCGGGCTCGTCCTCGCCAGCCTCGCCCTTCGGCTCGTCTTCGAACTGGGGTTCTTCGACTACTACTTTCTGGCGGTGGGGGCGTTCCTCCTGGTGTTCGACCTCGTCAGGATGCGACCGCCGCTGTGGGCGATCGCCTGGATCGTGGCGACCCGTTTCGGCCTGACGGCGCTCGTTCCGTCGATCCCGATCGGGCTGACGGCCGCCCTGTTCCTGGCGGCCGCGGTCCTGCCTGTCGTGCTGGGCTCGGCGCCCGCTCTGACGGCTCGTCCGTCACGATCCGTGCTCGTGGAGTGACTCCGGGGGAGTATCGATCGTCGTTAGGGACTTTCGGCCCTTACGGCGTGTCAACCCCCGTGGCACCCTCGCAGAGACGACCACCAAGTGCAGATGCCCCCCATTTACCTTGGTCGCGTGTCTCTCGGTGAGGAGTGTGCAGCCCGACTCACCGAGGGCACGGTCGTCACCTCTCTTCTCTCCGGGTAACCCCGGCGCGCGTCACCCTTCGATGCGTGGCCGCCACATCGCTCCGGGGCGGACCGGTCCTGGAGCGGCAAGGCTCTCCGGCGGCGCCCGCCGGGGTGTTGCGGGGCCCCCGATTGCCCGCGCTGGGGGCAGTCCTACCTGTCGGCGGTGGGCCCGAAGGGCTCGCGCACGTCGCCGAAGGCGATGACCTCGCCGAAGACGGCGCCGTCCGACGCCCGCCTGATCCGGTAGCCGTCACGGTGCAGGGCGGCCACCTCGAACCCGGGGCTCCAGGTCCCGAGGTAGCGGTTGCGGACGGCGACCTTCGCACCGACCCGGTGGGCGCGTCCGCCGTCCGCGAGGGCCCGATCCGTGTGGCGTGCGTCGAAGCGCCTCGGGCTCGCGTGCGTCTTGCCGCCACGCGACACGTCCAACTGTTCCGGAATGTTCACGTCGACGATGCTCACGGGACAACCTCCTCGTGCACATGGCGCCGGCGGGCATGGCCGGCGGCTGGGGGAGACCTCGTGGCGTTTCGTCGTCGCGTCGCCGTAGGAACTTGACCCCTGTCACCGTCCGTGGCGGGACACCGTCACTGATGGCAGCGGTCAGGCACGAGCCGTCCCGGGCCCGCCCTTCGATGTCATGCGACGCAGGACGGGGCGGTGCCGGCAGCCGCGGCGGTGCGGGCCGAGCCGAGCGGGCCGGCGCATCGTTGCAGCGTGATGCGCAACGAGCCGGCGCCGTGTGCCGTCATGCTGCCGGCGAACCCGAAGCCCGAGAACTCGGTCGGCGCCCCCCCGGTCGTCCATCCCTGCAACGACAGGGCCAGCAGCACGGCCGTCTCGGCGACACCCGCGGCCATTGCAGCCGGGTACGAGTAGACGAGGTCGACGTCGTCCACCCCTCCGGCCGCGCCGCGCGCCGCGTCACGCTCCTGCAGCAACGTGAACCTGGGGGGAAGCACGAGGGACGCAGGGACGGCCGCGGGGCGCGGGACGTCGCGGACAGGCGACGCACCGGCCACGGACACGAGCACCGTGACCACGCCCACGATCACCGGAATCACCACCCGTCGCCACAGGCGTCCACGAGCGCGGGCGGCACCATCGCCGGCCCGGGCAGCGGCCCGCGCGTTGTCGTGCGGGTCGGGCGACGGCGAGATGTGCGGCTCGCCCGGCGTTCGCGGTGGAGGCGCCGGGGTGCCACCGGTGGTGCGGCAGAACTGTGTCCCCGGCGGCACTTCCCGCCCGCACACGGCGCAGAAGCCGAACCGGGCTTCGATGTCGGGCACGGGTGTGAGCAATCGCGCCGCCGCCTGCTGCTTCGCCGCTACTCGCCCCATGCGCAGTGCCCCCGTTGACGCATCAGTGTCCCGGCTGATCGTCCACGGGAGGATTCGCCGACCCGCCCGGGCGGTTGCACCTCTCGCGGCCCGGATGCTACCGGCTGGGCGTTGGGAACGGACGGAACAGAATTTCGCCGGCACGGGCCCCGGCGCCTCCGACCGCCCTTCGTGACATGACGTCGCCCTCGGCGCCCGGCGTGTCGCCGCGACAGGCCGATGGAACCCCCGAGGTCGAACGTAAGCGGGACGCCACGCCGAGGCGCCCCCGGGTTGCCGGCCGTCGCACTCGAGCGCGGCCGCCTCGGCGCCGTCCCCGTGCCCGTGGCGGCTCGCGAGGTGCGCAACGGCGTCGACGTCCGCGCGCCGCGTCCCCGCTGTGGCGCGCCCAGGGCGGACGCGGCGACCGGCCGGCGCCTGCTCCTGACCATGAGCGACTCCACCGCGGAGGTGTCGAAGGTGATGCCGGACCCTTCGAGGACCTCGGGTGTGACGAGCCCCTGGCCCGGAGCCGCCGTGCTCAGCACCCGGGTGGCGAGGTTCGCGGTGTCGCCCGTGGAGCCTCACACGGGCGCCACCTCCGTCCAGGCGCCCCCGGCCCGGGCCGAATGGCGCACGGCGTCGAGGACCGCCATCTGGGCGACGCCGTCCGCGAAGGTCGCGGGCTGGGGCCCCGCCGCCGGCCGGCCCAGGATGCGGTCGCGGAAGGCGGCCGCCAACCGGGTATAGGGGCCGTACTCGACGCCGAAGGTGATCATCTGTTCGTAGGTGGTCGTGACGGCCCCGTCGGGCAGGGGCGGGGCGGGGTCGCCGCGCAGGTCGTCGGGCACCGGGAGGCGGCGCACGCCCGAGGCGTCGGCGACCCGGACGGTGTCGCCCACGCCTTCGATCCAGGCCGAGCCGGTGGAGCCCGTGACCCTGGTCTCCACGATGATGCCCCGGTCCGAGGCCGTGCTCTGGAGCACGCCCACACACCCGGTGCGCATGCGGAAGTGGATGACGAAGCCGTCGTCGGCGGTCATGGGCCGTTCGACGACGTGGATGACCGACGCGCTCACGCCCTCGAACTCCCCGAGGGTGACGCGGATCTGGTCGATGAGCTGTGAGCCGTGGGCGCCCAGCCATCCGCCGCCGGCGTCGGCGTCGGCCCACCACTCGGGGAGCTGCGCCCCCGGGTCGGCGAGCATCGGGACGTGCATGAGCCACGTGGCGATCCGGGGCGCCCCGACGAGGCCGGCGCGCACGGCGTCGGCGAGCAGCGCCTGCCCGGCGTCGTAGCGGAACTCCGTCCCCAGCAGGTGAACGATCCCCTCCTGTTGCGCCGCCGCCAGCACGGCCCGCCCCTCGGCCGTGTTGCGGGCGAAGGGCTTCTCGCACAGCACGTGCTTCCCCGCGGCGATGGCTTCCAGGGCCAGCGGGGCGTGCGTGTGCGGGGGAGTCGCGATGGTGACAGCGTCCACGTCGACCGCCCCGAGCGCCTCGGCCAGCGTCGCGCAGGCGCGTGGCACCTCGAACAGGCGGGCGCGCTCGGCCGTCTTCGCCGGGTCGCGCCCCACCAGGGCGCGTACCTCCACCCCGGCGTGGTGCAGGGCGCGCACGTGCGAGTAGCACCCGAAGCCGGTCCCGACGACGACCGCGCCGAGCGCGCCGCCACCACCACCACCACCGACCGCGCCGCCGGTGTCGGGGCGGTCCGGGGCGCTCATGAGCGTCCCGGACCGGCGGCCCTGAGCACGGACCGGGCGGCGTCGGCGGCGGGGTGTGCAGCGGGCACGGCCCCCGACGTGTGCAGCGTGGCGTGGACCAGGTCCTCCTCGGGCTTGCCGGCGCACGGGGCGGTGTGGAGTCGGCCCGCAACGTCGGCGAACGTCCCTGTCTCGAGATCGTGGTGGAGCTCGAGGACTGATCGGTCGGGCGGCCACATGGTCACGTCTTCACGACGACGGTGTTGGTGACCTTGTCGTGAAGGGTCTGGCGGCGCTGGTCCCAGAGGGGGAACAGCATGTCCACGATCCACGGGAGGAACAGGACGACGGCGAGGAGGTACTCGAACACGACGCGGCCCAGCGCCCGCCCGTACCCGATCCCTCCACCGCCGGCGGCGTCGACCGCCCGTGCCCGCACCGCCATCATGCCCGGCGTCTGGCCGCGCCATCCGATGAACACCGTGGCGTAGATGACGACGATGAGCGCCGAGATGGCGACCCCCCGACCGGAGACGTTGAACCGCGACCCGTTGACGACCACGCTCTGGCGCACGGCGTGCAGAGGGAGGAGCACGACCGCGCCGATCACGCTGGTGATCAGCCAGTCGATCAGCCACCCGCCCACGCGCGCCCCGTAGCTGGCGAAGGGTGATACGGGGACCGTGTACCCGGGGCTCCACTGCGGCGCGCCCTGGGGTGCGCCGTAGGGCCCGCCGTACGCCGCACCGTATCCGGGTGGCGGTGGGGGGGGCGGGAAGCCGCCCGGCGGGGGCTGCGCCCAACCGCCGGCGGCGGGTGGCGGGTAGCCGGGCGCCTGCGGTGCCGGCGGCGGGTGGCCGTTCGGGTAGAGGGGAGGGGGCGGGTAGCCGGGTGGTGGGGATGGCGGGTACCCCGGCGGCGGGTAGTCCGGTGGCGCCGGGGGCGGGTAGTCCGGTGGAGACGGGGGTGCAGGCGCCGGTTCGGGGGAGGTGCCGGGCCCCTCCCCGTCGGGTCGCTCGCCGGGGATCGGGGACACAGGATCGTCGGTAGGGGGGGTGTCAGGCATCGCGCGTCATTGTGCCAGTCCCCAGGTCCGTCGCCCGGATCCGTTGCTGCCTCGAGGAAGCGCCGACGCCGGGTCGCGGTGTTGTGCGAACGCCAGGTCGCGGTGTCATGCCGACGCCAGGTCGCGGCGCCAGAATGCGATGCCGCCTGCAACGGCGGCGACGGCTCCCAACGCCGTGAGCACTGCCGAGCTGGTCCAGTCGGGGCTGGTGGCCGGCGCCGGGGCCATGTGGAACAGCAACGACGTGTCGAGGAACCAGTGATCGGCCCGCACGACCGTGCCCACGAGCTCGACGAGGAACGACCACGCGATCACCCCGTAGGTGACGATGGAAGCCGCCCGCGGTCGCACGCCGAGGACGAGCACGCCCACGCCCAGGACGAAGAGTGCGGGG
This window contains:
- a CDS encoding Gfo/Idh/MocA family oxidoreductase, whose amino-acid sequence is MSAPDRPDTGGAVGGGGGGGALGAVVVGTGFGCYSHVRALHHAGVEVRALVGRDPAKTAERARLFEVPRACATLAEALGAVDVDAVTIATPPHTHAPLALEAIAAGKHVLCEKPFARNTAEGRAVLAAAQQEGIVHLLGTEFRYDAGQALLADAVRAGLVGAPRIATWLMHVPMLADPGAQLPEWWADADAGGGWLGAHGSQLIDQIRVTLGEFEGVSASVIHVVERPMTADDGFVIHFRMRTGCVGVLQSTASDRGIIVETRVTGSTGSAWIEGVGDTVRVADASGVRRLPVPDDLRGDPAPPLPDGAVTTTYEQMITFGVEYGPYTRLAAAFRDRILGRPAAGPQPATFADGVAQMAVLDAVRHSARAGGAWTEVAPV
- a CDS encoding RDD family protein, with product MPDTPPTDDPVSPIPGERPDGEGPGTSPEPAPAPPSPPDYPPPAPPDYPPPGYPPSPPPGYPPPPLYPNGHPPPAPQAPGYPPPAAGGWAQPPPGGFPPPPPPPGYGAAYGGPYGAPQGAPQWSPGYTVPVSPFASYGARVGGWLIDWLITSVIGAVVLLPLHAVRQSVVVNGSRFNVSGRGVAISALIVVIYATVFIGWRGQTPGMMAVRARAVDAAGGGGIGYGRALGRVVFEYLLAVVLFLPWIVDMLFPLWDQRRQTLHDKVTNTVVVKT